From one Bifidobacterium sp. WK012_4_13 genomic stretch:
- a CDS encoding MFS transporter — protein MTRDSVKTVIGASMVGTAIEFYDFYAYGTASANYFPKLFFPETNGTVALLASLLTFAVAFVARPVGSLVFGHFGDRLGRKVTLVVSLLTMGCATVLIGFLPTYSSWGVFAVVALCLCRFVQGIGLGGEWSGAALVATENAPENRRALYGSFPELGAPIGFFLSNGTFFVLELFCTPDQMMSWGWRVPFLLSSVLVLVGLAVRVTMEETPVFRLALEQKKVVKAPLVEVFKKSWKQVLQATFLVAVTYTLFYTLATWSLAFGTKSTAQGGGGLGFTTSEYLLMLMVSIVVFAVFIVLSCVYADRVGRKRVLVASSVALLVFSLLFPYLLMAHHNTFQVMTFLCVGFALMGIAFGPIGAFLPELFEANVRYSGAGIGYNLAAIVGAAFVPTIATWLSTHWGVRSVGVYLAVMAACCLVSVLSCHETKSVDFAK, from the coding sequence ATGACCCGCGATTCTGTGAAGACGGTTATTGGAGCGTCGATGGTCGGCACAGCCATTGAGTTCTACGACTTCTATGCATATGGCACGGCCTCGGCGAACTACTTCCCAAAGCTGTTCTTCCCAGAAACCAACGGAACCGTTGCCCTGCTGGCATCACTGCTGACCTTCGCCGTCGCCTTTGTCGCACGACCTGTGGGATCGTTGGTGTTCGGCCATTTCGGCGATCGTCTCGGCCGGAAGGTCACCTTGGTGGTTTCGCTGCTCACGATGGGCTGCGCGACCGTGCTGATCGGTTTTCTGCCGACATACTCTTCATGGGGTGTGTTCGCGGTCGTGGCGCTCTGCCTCTGCCGCTTCGTTCAGGGCATCGGACTTGGTGGAGAATGGTCAGGAGCCGCGCTGGTTGCCACGGAAAACGCTCCTGAAAATCGCCGCGCACTCTATGGCTCGTTCCCAGAGCTCGGCGCTCCGATCGGCTTCTTCCTCTCCAACGGCACGTTCTTTGTACTTGAGTTGTTCTGCACGCCCGATCAGATGATGAGCTGGGGTTGGCGCGTGCCATTCCTGCTCTCATCGGTGCTCGTGCTCGTTGGTCTCGCAGTGCGCGTCACGATGGAAGAGACTCCGGTATTCCGTCTTGCACTCGAACAGAAGAAGGTCGTGAAGGCCCCGCTCGTAGAAGTGTTCAAGAAGAGCTGGAAGCAGGTTCTTCAGGCAACATTCCTGGTCGCCGTCACTTACACGCTCTTCTACACACTGGCAACTTGGTCGCTCGCCTTCGGCACGAAAAGCACGGCGCAGGGTGGCGGTGGACTCGGCTTCACGACGAGTGAATATCTGCTTATGCTCATGGTCTCCATCGTGGTCTTCGCGGTGTTCATCGTGCTCTCGTGCGTCTATGCCGACCGCGTTGGCCGCAAGCGTGTGCTGGTCGCCAGCTCGGTCGCCCTGCTTGTATTCAGTCTGCTCTTCCCCTACCTGCTCATGGCTCATCACAACACCTTCCAGGTCATGACCTTCCTCTGCGTCGGCTTTGCGCTCATGGGCATCGCGTTCGGGCCGATCGGGGCGTTCCTTCCAGAGCTCTTCGAAGCGAATGTCCGCTATTCGGGCGCAGGAATCGGATACAATCTTGCGGCCATCGTCGGCGCCGCATTCGTGCCGACGATAGCGACTTGGCTTTCGACTCATTGGGGCGTGCGCTCAGTCGGCGTATACCTCGCGGTGATGGCGGCGTGTTGCTTGGTATCAGTGCTTTCCTGCCATGAGACCAAGTCGGTCGACTTCGCAAAATAA
- the ilvC gene encoding ketol-acid reductoisomerase, with product MAAQIWYEKDGDLSVLAGKKVAIIGYGSQGHAHALNLRDSGVDVVVGLRPTSKSVEFAKEQGLEVKSVPEATAEADVVMILAPDQYQRTIWKNDIEPNIKEGAAVAFAHGFNIHYGYIKPSADHPVFMVAPKGPGHIVRREYAAGRGVPVVVAVEQDPRGDGWAITLAYAKALGALRAGAIKTTFKEETETDLFGEQDVLMGGINHLVETGFEVLTEAGYQPEIAYFEVCHELKMLVDLMNEGGLNKARWSCSDTAQYGDYVSKVVDESTKDRMRFQLGRIQDGSFAKEFIDDQDAGAPKFKELQEKYSHEKIEEVGPKLRAMFSWNKGEAADADEAQSFTGKIARAQVQE from the coding sequence ATGGCAGCACAAATCTGGTATGAAAAAGACGGCGATCTCTCGGTTCTCGCGGGCAAGAAAGTGGCCATCATCGGCTACGGCTCGCAGGGTCACGCCCATGCGCTGAACCTTCGCGATTCGGGTGTTGACGTGGTCGTCGGTCTGCGTCCAACTTCCAAGTCCGTTGAGTTTGCCAAGGAACAGGGACTTGAGGTCAAGTCGGTACCGGAAGCGACCGCTGAGGCGGATGTCGTCATGATTCTGGCGCCAGATCAGTACCAGCGCACCATCTGGAAGAATGACATCGAGCCGAACATCAAGGAAGGCGCAGCTGTCGCCTTCGCACACGGCTTCAACATTCATTACGGCTACATCAAGCCCTCTGCAGATCACCCGGTCTTCATGGTCGCGCCAAAGGGCCCAGGCCACATCGTTCGTCGTGAATACGCTGCGGGCCGCGGCGTTCCAGTGGTCGTCGCAGTGGAGCAGGATCCACGCGGTGATGGCTGGGCAATCACGCTGGCCTATGCCAAGGCTCTCGGCGCACTGCGCGCAGGCGCCATCAAGACCACCTTCAAGGAAGAGACCGAAACCGATCTCTTCGGCGAGCAGGACGTCCTCATGGGCGGCATCAACCACCTCGTCGAGACCGGCTTCGAAGTGCTGACCGAGGCTGGCTACCAGCCCGAAATCGCCTACTTCGAGGTCTGCCACGAGCTCAAGATGCTCGTCGACCTCATGAACGAAGGCGGCCTGAACAAGGCTCGTTGGAGCTGCTCCGACACCGCTCAGTATGGCGATTACGTGTCCAAGGTCGTTGACGAGTCCACCAAGGATCGCATGCGCTTCCAGCTCGGCCGCATTCAGGATGGCTCCTTCGCCAAGGAATTCATCGACGATCAGGATGCAGGAGCTCCTAAGTTCAAGGAACTGCAGGAGAAGTACTCCCACGAGAAGATCGAGGAAGTCGGACCGAAGCTCCGCGCCATGTTCTCCTGGAACAAGGGCGAGGCTGCCGATGCCGATGAGGCGCAGTCCTTCACCGGAAAGATCGCCCGCGCACAGGTTCAGGAGTAG
- a CDS encoding amino acid permease, with amino-acid sequence MHANTRESNGDGPEKAQDDSVTDGNSAVPSADHIRTEQPALRRTLKNRQIQLIALGGAIGTGLFYGSSEAISIAGPSILLAYIAGGIIIFLVVRALSEMSTEEPAAGAFSYYASKYWSQRAGFVSGWNYWFNYVLVSMVELAVVGSFVNFWFPNIPAWASAAFFLVLITATNLLGVSKFGEFEFWFAIIKIVAVVAMIVGGLAIVAFQLKSTNGVAASFAHWFDIGGGFLPHGIIEHSSGNSWTGLLMALPVVMFSFGGTELMGITAGETESPRTTIPKATNSVIWRILIFYVGALGVIMAVVPWNLIGKANAQGTVISPFVQIFDSVGIHAAAGILNFVCLTAVMSVYNSGLYANSRMLYSLSRQGNAPRYLRQVSRNGVPVAGVLTSAIIISLAVVVVFLWPQFAFNYLMSVATIAGVINWTMIVITESHFRMAVAAGRGPGGLAGLHGDEALERLRFGLPAPRWSRMVVFVSLAMLIVLMLLSPSYRIAVLVGPVWIAVLLVAYEIRRRSSSSQAQNEPGSRRIY; translated from the coding sequence ATGCATGCAAATACCAGGGAAAGCAATGGGGACGGTCCTGAAAAGGCCCAGGACGATTCGGTCACCGATGGAAATTCAGCAGTTCCATCTGCAGACCACATCCGCACGGAACAGCCAGCCTTGCGCAGAACCTTGAAGAATCGCCAGATTCAGCTCATTGCGCTCGGCGGAGCCATTGGAACCGGTCTGTTCTATGGCTCAAGCGAGGCGATATCCATAGCAGGGCCCTCGATTCTTCTCGCCTACATTGCCGGAGGAATCATCATATTTCTTGTGGTTCGCGCATTGAGTGAGATGAGCACCGAGGAACCGGCGGCCGGAGCATTCAGCTACTACGCAAGCAAGTACTGGTCGCAGCGCGCAGGATTCGTTTCAGGCTGGAACTACTGGTTCAACTATGTGCTCGTGTCGATGGTCGAGCTCGCCGTCGTCGGCTCGTTCGTGAACTTCTGGTTCCCGAACATTCCCGCGTGGGCTTCGGCGGCATTCTTCCTGGTGCTCATCACGGCAACGAATCTGTTGGGCGTGAGCAAGTTCGGAGAGTTTGAATTCTGGTTCGCCATCATCAAGATCGTTGCGGTTGTCGCGATGATCGTTGGAGGACTTGCAATCGTTGCATTTCAGCTCAAATCCACGAATGGCGTTGCGGCATCCTTCGCCCATTGGTTCGACATCGGCGGCGGTTTCCTCCCACACGGCATCATCGAACATTCATCGGGCAATAGCTGGACCGGGCTGCTCATGGCATTGCCAGTGGTGATGTTCAGCTTTGGCGGCACAGAGCTGATGGGCATCACCGCAGGAGAAACCGAGAGCCCGCGAACCACGATTCCAAAAGCTACCAACAGCGTCATCTGGCGCATTCTGATCTTCTATGTCGGAGCGCTTGGAGTTATCATGGCCGTCGTGCCATGGAACTTGATTGGCAAGGCCAACGCCCAGGGAACCGTCATCAGCCCCTTCGTGCAGATCTTCGATTCCGTCGGCATCCACGCCGCCGCTGGAATCCTGAACTTCGTGTGTCTGACGGCAGTCATGAGCGTCTACAATTCTGGCCTCTATGCCAATTCTCGCATGCTGTATTCCCTCTCGCGCCAAGGCAACGCTCCACGGTACCTCCGCCAGGTATCACGCAACGGCGTCCCCGTCGCGGGCGTGCTCACATCCGCAATCATCATTTCGCTTGCAGTCGTGGTCGTATTCCTCTGGCCGCAGTTCGCATTCAACTATCTGATGTCGGTCGCCACCATCGCAGGAGTCATCAACTGGACGATGATCGTGATCACCGAATCGCACTTCCGCATGGCAGTTGCCGCGGGGCGTGGCCCTGGCGGGCTTGCAGGCTTGCATGGAGACGAAGCTCTGGAAAGGCTGCGCTTCGGGCTTCCCGCCCCAAGATGGAGTCGAATGGTGGTCTTCGTCTCACTGGCCATGCTCATCGTATTGATGCTGCTCTCTCCCAGCTATCGCATAGCGGTGCTGGTCGGCCCGGTCTGGATAGCGGTGCTGCTTGTCGCGTACGAGATTCGCAGGCGCAGCAGCAGTTCTCAGGCGCAGAATGAGCCAGGTTCAAGACGCATATACTAA
- a CDS encoding MarR family winged helix-turn-helix transcriptional regulator, whose translation MSFADEAFEQIRRNFRSAHSGMMKKANRESQGEPLILSILMRKGEQTPSRLAEFSGSSSARISAVLGTLEKKGMITRRIDPDDRRNILVSITSQGKERIENNHREMRETLTWIFEQMGEQKTHDFMKLMNEFVTYMALTQPGEPRPTKELVQESLRKAQDSFEKEFSASNDET comes from the coding sequence ATGAGCTTTGCAGATGAGGCATTCGAACAGATAAGACGAAATTTCCGGAGCGCGCACTCCGGAATGATGAAGAAGGCGAACCGAGAGTCGCAGGGCGAACCCTTGATCCTGAGCATTCTCATGCGAAAGGGAGAGCAGACCCCGTCTCGATTGGCCGAGTTCTCGGGCAGCAGTTCGGCCCGCATCAGTGCGGTTCTCGGAACTCTGGAAAAGAAGGGAATGATCACACGTCGGATTGACCCTGATGATCGACGTAACATTCTTGTCTCCATCACGAGTCAGGGAAAGGAACGGATAGAAAACAACCATCGAGAGATGCGCGAAACGCTCACATGGATTTTCGAGCAGATGGGGGAGCAGAAGACGCACGACTTCATGAAGCTGATGAATGAATTCGTCACGTACATGGCACTCACCCAGCCTGGCGAGCCCCGCCCAACGAAGGAACTGGTGCAGGAGTCGCTGAGGAAGGCGCAGGACTCTTTTGAAAAGGAATTCTCTGCCTCGAACGATGAAACCTGA
- a CDS encoding ABC transporter ATP-binding protein: MIRICKYLSKLEIGELILGVALVISQVWFDLKLPDYMSDVTRIVETPNSKVSEVWTAGGKMLLISLGSIACAIATGFIAARVAATFTQRLRSLEFKQVESFSTQELGNFSTASLITRSTNDITQIQMFITMGLLLIVRAPVMAVWAVLKIAGKGFEWTVATGVAVAFLVVAIVILMSMVGPKFRSMQRLTDNINLVARENLTGLRVVRAYNAEDYQEEKFDHANDDLTSTQLFTNRAIAVLMPLMNTVLNGLMLAVYWIGAYLIEQATLGDKLTLFSNMVVFSSYSVQVIMGFLLMSMVFVLLPRANVSANRILEVLDTPISITDGTRDGGEQDLEGTVEFRNMGFKYPDAKHNVLDDISFKVDKGQTIAFIGATGSGKSTLINLVPRFYDASSGQVLVDGVNVKDYKLSALRDKIGYVPQESFLFRGTVESNIAYGAKADAVSDETREEGVKAAASIAHATEFVEKMPEGFDSPIAQSGSNVSGGQKQRLSIARAVWSKPEILIFDDSFSALDFKTDREVRDALARETAGSTVMIVAQRIGTIMNADKIVVLDQGRIVGMGTHKELLDSCEIYRQIAESQLSAKELVD, from the coding sequence GTGATTCGTATATGTAAATATCTTTCAAAGCTTGAGATCGGGGAACTCATCCTTGGGGTTGCCCTCGTGATCTCACAGGTCTGGTTCGACCTGAAACTGCCCGACTATATGTCCGACGTTACGCGAATCGTCGAGACGCCGAATTCAAAGGTTTCGGAAGTCTGGACGGCGGGCGGCAAGATGCTGCTCATCTCGCTAGGCTCCATTGCGTGCGCCATCGCGACGGGCTTCATCGCAGCCCGGGTTGCCGCAACGTTCACCCAGCGCCTGCGTTCGCTCGAGTTCAAGCAAGTGGAATCATTCTCAACCCAGGAGTTGGGCAATTTCTCGACGGCAAGCCTGATCACTCGCTCGACCAACGACATCACGCAGATTCAGATGTTCATCACGATGGGATTGCTGCTGATCGTGCGCGCGCCTGTCATGGCCGTATGGGCAGTCCTGAAGATCGCTGGAAAAGGTTTCGAGTGGACCGTCGCAACGGGCGTTGCGGTCGCATTCCTGGTCGTTGCCATCGTCATCCTGATGAGCATGGTCGGACCGAAGTTCCGTAGCATGCAGCGGCTTACCGATAACATCAACCTCGTCGCACGCGAGAATCTGACCGGTCTCAGAGTCGTCCGTGCATACAATGCGGAGGACTATCAGGAAGAGAAGTTCGATCATGCGAACGACGATCTGACCTCGACCCAGCTCTTCACCAACCGTGCCATAGCCGTGCTGATGCCGTTGATGAACACGGTGCTCAACGGTCTGATGCTCGCCGTCTATTGGATTGGCGCCTATCTCATCGAGCAGGCGACTCTGGGCGACAAGCTCACCCTCTTCTCGAACATGGTCGTGTTCTCGAGCTATTCGGTGCAGGTGATCATGGGCTTCCTGCTGATGAGCATGGTGTTCGTGCTGCTGCCTCGTGCGAACGTCTCGGCAAACCGCATTCTCGAAGTGCTCGATACCCCGATTTCCATAACCGACGGCACCAGGGATGGTGGCGAACAAGACCTGGAAGGTACGGTGGAATTCCGCAATATGGGCTTCAAATACCCCGACGCCAAGCACAACGTCCTCGATGACATCAGCTTCAAGGTGGACAAGGGCCAGACCATAGCGTTCATCGGAGCGACCGGCTCGGGAAAGTCGACGCTCATCAACCTCGTCCCGCGATTCTATGATGCCTCATCCGGTCAGGTGCTCGTCGATGGCGTTAACGTGAAGGATTACAAGCTCAGCGCACTTCGCGACAAGATCGGTTACGTGCCTCAGGAATCATTCCTCTTCCGAGGAACCGTCGAGTCGAATATCGCCTATGGTGCAAAGGCGGATGCAGTCTCGGACGAAACGAGGGAAGAGGGCGTCAAGGCTGCGGCTTCGATAGCGCATGCAACCGAATTCGTTGAAAAGATGCCAGAAGGATTCGACTCTCCGATCGCACAGTCCGGATCGAACGTGTCAGGCGGCCAGAAGCAGCGGCTCTCGATTGCCCGAGCGGTATGGAGCAAGCCGGAGATACTGATCTTCGATGATTCGTTCTCGGCGCTCGACTTCAAGACTGACCGAGAGGTTCGCGACGCGCTCGCGCGGGAAACGGCCGGCAGCACGGTCATGATCGTCGCGCAGCGCATAGGAACCATAATGAATGCCGACAAAATCGTCGTGCTTGACCAGGGACGCATCGTTGGCATGGGAACGCATAAGGAATTGCTGGATTCTTGCGAGATATACAGGCAGATAGCCGAAAGCCAGCTCAGTGCAAAGGAATTGGTGGACTGA
- a CDS encoding ABC transporter ATP-binding protein produces MGGPGHGMGGPVEKPENFSVSMGKLVKFTRKYIPATLLALVLGAIGTVFQVVGPDKLKDITNYIAKGLPEIINGKPVLRSIDMTSFEHVAYLLVGLYVGYALLSYVQSWIMATITQNTARELRDAISKKINKLPLKYFDKVSYGDVLSRITNDVDAIGQTLGQSLGALITSVTLFVGSLVMMFINNVIMTLAAIGSSILGLVLMLVIMKVSQKYFVQQQLALGQVNGHVEEKYSGHVIVKAYNGEANSIKEFERYNQSLYESGWKSQFLSGLMMPVMNFIGNLGYVVVCVVGAVLVINNSITFGVIVAFMMYIRLFTQPLSQFAQAFQNLQRTAAASERVFGFLEEPEMADESQKQALLGRDSAGNPIQVKGDVEFEHVRFGYELDKPVIHDFSASVKAGEKVAIVGPTGAGKTTMVNLLMRFYDLTGGTIRIDGVATNEVPRWNVHSQFSMVLQDTWVFRGSIFENVAYSKEGVTHDDVQRACAAVGLDRYIQTLPDGYDTKLDDKTSLSQGQRQLLTIARAMVQNAPILILDEATSSVDTRTEEVIQKAMDSLTVGRTSFVIAHRLSTIKNADMILVMDHGDIIERGTHDELLAKGGFYADLYNSQFAQTELTA; encoded by the coding sequence ATGGGCGGCCCAGGGCATGGCATGGGCGGTCCTGTTGAAAAACCTGAGAATTTCAGCGTTTCGATGGGCAAGCTCGTCAAGTTTACGCGCAAATACATTCCGGCCACCTTGCTTGCCCTGGTTCTGGGCGCAATCGGCACGGTCTTCCAAGTCGTCGGCCCAGACAAGCTCAAGGACATCACGAACTACATCGCCAAGGGCCTGCCGGAAATCATCAATGGGAAGCCGGTGCTGCGTTCGATCGACATGACTTCCTTCGAGCATGTCGCCTATCTGCTTGTGGGCCTCTACGTTGGCTATGCCCTGCTCAGCTATGTTCAAAGCTGGATCATGGCGACCATCACGCAGAATACCGCGCGCGAGCTTCGCGATGCGATTTCGAAGAAGATCAACAAGCTGCCGTTGAAGTACTTCGACAAGGTCAGCTATGGCGATGTGCTCAGCCGCATCACGAATGACGTCGACGCCATCGGGCAGACGCTCGGACAGAGCCTTGGCGCGCTGATTACTTCCGTGACACTGTTCGTCGGTTCGCTGGTCATGATGTTCATCAACAATGTCATCATGACGCTTGCGGCCATCGGCTCAAGCATTCTCGGACTCGTTCTGATGCTGGTGATCATGAAGGTCTCCCAGAAGTACTTCGTGCAGCAGCAGCTCGCACTCGGCCAGGTGAACGGCCATGTCGAAGAGAAGTATTCCGGGCATGTCATCGTCAAGGCATACAACGGCGAGGCGAATTCCATCAAGGAGTTCGAGCGTTACAACCAGAGTCTGTATGAATCAGGCTGGAAGTCGCAGTTCCTGTCTGGTCTGATGATGCCCGTCATGAACTTCATCGGCAATCTCGGATATGTCGTCGTCTGCGTCGTGGGTGCCGTGCTGGTCATCAACAATTCGATAACCTTCGGCGTGATCGTTGCCTTCATGATGTACATCCGCCTGTTCACCCAGCCGCTGAGCCAGTTCGCCCAGGCCTTCCAGAACCTTCAGCGCACAGCTGCCGCGTCGGAACGTGTCTTCGGATTCCTCGAAGAGCCGGAGATGGCCGACGAATCGCAGAAGCAGGCGCTGCTTGGCCGGGATTCCGCAGGCAACCCGATTCAGGTGAAGGGCGACGTCGAATTCGAGCATGTTCGATTCGGATACGAACTCGATAAGCCAGTCATCCATGACTTCAGCGCCTCGGTCAAGGCTGGCGAGAAGGTTGCCATCGTTGGTCCGACAGGTGCCGGAAAGACGACCATGGTCAATCTGCTGATGCGCTTCTACGATCTGACCGGCGGCACGATTCGCATCGATGGGGTCGCAACGAACGAAGTCCCTCGTTGGAACGTGCACAGCCAGTTCTCGATGGTGCTGCAGGATACATGGGTGTTCCGCGGTTCGATCTTCGAGAATGTCGCATACTCGAAGGAAGGCGTGACGCATGACGACGTTCAGCGTGCCTGCGCGGCGGTGGGTCTTGACCGTTATATCCAGACGCTTCCTGATGGATATGACACCAAGCTCGACGACAAGACATCGCTCTCGCAGGGCCAGCGCCAGCTGCTCACCATCGCTCGCGCGATGGTTCAGAATGCTCCGATCCTGATTCTTGACGAGGCGACCAGCTCGGTCGACACCCGAACCGAGGAAGTCATTCAGAAGGCAATGGACTCGCTGACGGTTGGTCGAACCAGCTTCGTGATCGCGCACCGTTTGTCAACGATCAAGAACGCCGACATGATCCTCGTCATGGACCACGGTGACATCATCGAGCGTGGCACGCACGATGAGCTTCTTGCCAAGGGCGGTTTCTACGCCGATCTCTATAACAGCCAGTTCGCCCAGACGGAGCTCACTGCCTGA
- a CDS encoding SDR family oxidoreductase, producing MVTNVLITGAGSGFGRGIAFGLAKDSNYEVIATTQDYAQIFPLEQEAKGLGLKNIEFDKLDVTSPDDRSKAADWDIDVLLNNAGISEGGSALDIPAKAIDAQLQTNVIGPIALTQIIARKMIERKSGRIVFMSSVAGLTVDPFSGAYSASKHAVEAFAEALYKETRPYDIDVLTINPGPFLTGFNDRMFETYRNWGEDTPKPVFDYSKLNFPHEQYDPQIVIDEAITIIKAKNPMYRNVLPKSIIEDQKSQLACIWTRKTKDGEGETNELVSKAGSIAKETPVD from the coding sequence ATGGTTACGAATGTTTTGATAACGGGTGCAGGTTCAGGATTCGGACGTGGCATCGCGTTTGGATTGGCCAAGGACAGCAATTACGAGGTCATTGCAACGACTCAGGATTACGCACAGATATTTCCACTCGAACAGGAGGCTAAGGGGCTCGGATTGAAGAACATCGAGTTCGATAAGCTCGATGTGACATCACCAGACGATCGCAGCAAAGCGGCTGACTGGGATATTGATGTGCTGCTGAATAATGCTGGCATCAGCGAAGGCGGCTCGGCACTGGACATACCAGCCAAGGCGATCGATGCCCAACTTCAGACCAACGTCATCGGTCCGATCGCACTGACCCAGATAATTGCCCGCAAGATGATCGAGAGGAAATCCGGCCGGATCGTATTCATGTCCTCTGTGGCAGGATTGACCGTCGATCCGTTCTCGGGAGCATATTCAGCCTCGAAGCATGCGGTCGAGGCCTTTGCAGAGGCACTGTATAAAGAGACCCGACCATATGACATCGATGTTCTGACGATCAATCCTGGTCCGTTCCTGACTGGATTCAATGATCGCATGTTTGAAACGTACCGCAACTGGGGCGAGGATACCCCGAAGCCAGTCTTCGACTATTCGAAGCTCAACTTTCCTCACGAACAATATGATCCACAGATCGTGATTGACGAAGCGATCACGATCATCAAGGCCAAGAACCCGATGTATAGGAACGTTCTGCCGAAGTCAATCATCGAGGATCAGAAAAGCCAGCTCGCATGCATCTGGACACGCAAGACCAAGGACGGCGAGGGAGAGACGAACGAATTGGTCTCCAAGGCGGGCAGCATCGCGAAGGAAACACCGGTCGATTGA
- a CDS encoding HigA family addiction module antitoxin — MSTSTTITDRPQALSTPGEILKEEFLDPLGITAYRLAKAVGVGETGINEIITGKRRISTAMAYRFSYALGTTPLFWMNLQTDYDAKSFDPSGLKETVHPLVAA, encoded by the coding sequence ATGTCTACTTCGACGACTATCACTGACCGTCCGCAAGCTCTGAGCACGCCCGGGGAAATTCTCAAGGAGGAATTCCTCGACCCGTTGGGCATCACCGCTTACAGACTTGCCAAAGCCGTTGGCGTCGGCGAGACCGGCATCAACGAAATCATCACTGGAAAACGGCGGATTAGCACCGCCATGGCATACCGTTTCTCCTATGCGCTGGGCACGACGCCCCTGTTCTGGATGAACCTGCAAACCGACTATGACGCCAAGAGCTTCGACCCTTCAGGATTGAAGGAGACAGTCCATCCCCTTGTCGCGGCATAG
- a CDS encoding type II toxin-antitoxin system RelE/ParE family toxin: protein MLNAADDLRDLKVPPGNRLEPLQGNLLGHWSIRVNQQYRLIFQLNDKNWDDTNKEAFDVYFDDYH, encoded by the coding sequence ATGCTCAATGCAGCCGACGACCTCAGGGATTTGAAAGTTCCGCCCGGCAATCGCCTCGAACCCTTGCAGGGGAACCTATTAGGACATTGGAGCATCAGGGTCAACCAGCAATATCGACTGATCTTTCAATTGAATGACAAAAATTGGGACGACACAAACAAGGAGGCATTCGATGTCTACTTCGACGACTATCACTGA
- a CDS encoding MurR/RpiR family transcriptional regulator yields the protein MEDTENDFIDMKLRSAELTPLQRKISELVINKPEIIATATVSTLARDLGMNQSTITRFAEAAGFRGFSHMREYCRLRMRKRNGMLERFLSSEKSAGAQSQSHGGSGGSGGNGGETEQTRNISAQLDRDAIATTFSSISDESWSLILSTVSASARVGVIGLRQSEPVAALCAYLLGLVRSNVVELSDRYGVDLDTLNGFDEHDCIIAISTYPCSAATVKATQWAEQSRIPVIAITDEGAMPLFSQAWKSIIADTTSNSALSSMTAVFAVVQALAGDIALADPKKTASHLQHEESIIRQFGVYAE from the coding sequence ATGGAAGACACAGAGAATGACTTCATCGATATGAAACTCAGGTCGGCAGAGCTGACGCCGTTGCAGCGAAAGATTTCAGAGCTTGTAATCAACAAACCCGAAATCATCGCCACTGCGACGGTATCGACCTTGGCCCGAGACTTGGGCATGAACCAGTCGACCATCACTCGCTTCGCCGAGGCAGCAGGATTCAGGGGCTTCTCGCATATGCGCGAATACTGCAGGTTACGAATGCGAAAGAGAAACGGAATGCTGGAACGTTTCCTTTCGAGCGAGAAATCTGCGGGCGCGCAATCGCAATCCCACGGCGGAAGCGGTGGAAGTGGTGGGAACGGCGGGGAGACAGAGCAGACAAGAAACATATCCGCCCAGCTGGATCGTGATGCGATAGCAACGACCTTTTCGTCCATCTCAGACGAAAGCTGGTCACTCATTCTCTCTACCGTGAGCGCAAGCGCGAGGGTGGGCGTCATCGGTCTTCGGCAATCCGAGCCGGTCGCTGCATTATGTGCGTACCTGCTGGGACTCGTGCGAAGCAACGTCGTCGAACTCAGCGACCGTTATGGAGTCGACCTTGACACGCTCAATGGATTTGATGAGCATGATTGCATCATTGCCATCTCGACATATCCATGTTCGGCGGCGACCGTGAAGGCGACGCAGTGGGCGGAACAATCACGAATTCCGGTCATCGCAATCACCGACGAAGGCGCGATGCCCCTCTTTTCACAGGCATGGAAGTCAATCATTGCCGATACGACAAGCAATTCCGCCCTGTCCTCGATGACCGCCGTGTTTGCCGTCGTCCAGGCACTTGCCGGCGACATAGCACTTGCCGATCCGAAAAAGACAGCCTCTCATCTGCAGCATGAGGAGAGCATCATCAGACAGTTCGGAGTCTATGCCGAGTGA